The following nucleotide sequence is from Verrucomicrobiota bacterium.
CGCAGTAAACTGACTCCGCATTTCCAGAAACCACGTGAGGGGAAAGATTTTCGTATCGGATTTCTCGAAGTAGGTCGGCGAAACCGGCTGGTGGATGTCGATCAATGTCCCATTGCTACAAGAAAGATAAATGAGCAGCTTCCAGCTATCCGGCGATCGGTCATTGAGAACTATAAAAACTATAAGAACGGTTCGACGGTGCTCGTGCGAGATGTGCAAGAAGGTATCGTTACGGATAATAATTCCATCGTTACGGAGGTAGTGGGCGATGTGGTATTTCGATTTCCGGCGGGAGAATTTTTTCAAAACAATCCGTTCATTTTGCCTTTGCTTGCTGAACACGTCCTTACGCAAGCGCAAGCGGACGGAGTCCGGTACCTATTGGATGCCTACTGTGGTTCCGGATTATTTGCACTGTATGCTGGCAGGCATTTCGAGCAAGCGGTCGGGATTGAGATCAGCGAGAAATCCGTGAAATACGCGCAGGACAACGCGACTATTAACGGGATCACTAATTGTCAGTTCCAAGTCGGGGATGCCGCTCATCTTTTTCAGCAAGTTGAGTTTCCGGCGGAGGAATCGATAGTGGTACTCGATCCTCCACGAAAAGGGTGCAGCGATGAGTTCCTTCAGCAGTTGTTCGCGTACAATCCAGCCCGGATTGTCTATGTGAGTTGCGATCCGGCCACTCAAATGCGTGACTTGAGCAAGTTTATCGAAGCGGGTTATGAAGTAGCTTTGATTCAGCCATTTGACCTATTTCCGCAAACGAGGCATATCGAGAGTGTGGCAACTTTAACCCGAAAAGTGAATTAAAGCGTAAAAATCGAGTTCAAAAAACCAGAAGAATTCCAAAACGAAATTAGTTTATCCACGCTTCCTACACAAAGTTAACCCACCATACCTATGAACAAACTAATAACAGTCATTACTCTATTTAGCTCCTATTTACTACTTTCTCCGTCTTTCGCCGCTGCCGCTGCCTATATGAAATTGGGTGATATCAAGGGCGAAGCCATGGAAGTTCGATCCGTTCGGTGGATGGCTCCCGAAGCGGTAAATAAGAAAGAATACTCCCGCGCTGCAAAAACGGAAGGGGGTGCTCAGTCCGGAAGTCTTTCTATCACCAAAGAACTGGATAAATCTTCACCCAAGCTTCAGGAAATGCTCAATTCTGGAGGATCGTTTGGTGAAATTACCATCACTGAAGGAGATAAAAACTTTCTCCTCAAAAATGTAAAAGTGGTCTCCATTGAAAAAAAGGGGAAACAAGAAGTGGTGAGTTTGCGCTTTTCATACAAACAGGAATTTGGGCCGACACGGGGAGCTGATCATAATACTACGCGATCCAACCGAGCGTCCTCAACCAAAGCAACCGACTACAACAGCAGTCGTTCTAACCGAACAACTCAGTAACCCACGGGAAGCACCAGTTCTTCCAATTGATTTTCAAAAGGCGCTGGTTCTGTTTGGACCAGCGCCTTTAATTTGGAACTGTCCAAGGTCAAGTTTAGCGGACGGTCTTTAAATTGGGGGAGGTTTCCTGCAAGTGTGCGTTGTAGCAGGTCTAGTGGTACGTTTAGCTTTTGGGCAATTCTAAGCCCCAGTTCCCAACGATTGAGGCGATCTCTTCCAGCCCAATGGAAGAGTCCGCCAATGTTGCGGTTCTCAAGTAACTCCTCCACGAGTGCTGCAACATTGGACACAGATACCGGATTTCGCCATTCGTCTTCGAACAGTGGAGTGGCCTTGTTTTGGTTCCAGTTGTTCCAGAGCGCTTCGTGGACTGAGCGTGTTCCGGATAGACTGTTGCCCATCAGGAGTGGCAGGCGGATGATTCGGGAATTCGGGGCTTCCTTCCGTACCTGAATTTCGGATTCAAGTTTGTGTTCCCCGTAGAGGTTGGTGGGGTTCGTCGAGCTATCTGTTAAATAATTGCCTTCTTTCCCGTCGAAAACCATATCGGTGGAGAAGTGGATGAAATCCGAGCCTTGATCGGTAGCAAATCGGGCCAATGCTGTTGGCAATGTGATGTTCAGTACTTTGGACCGTTGAGGATCTTTTTCGCAATCGGCTGGGACAGACAGCGATGCAGCATTCACGATCGCATCGGGTTTTATAGCTTGGAGGAGCTTGTTCAATTCGCCCGGCTGAGTAAGGTCGACCAGATGAAGGCGAATACCCTTTGCCAATGGTCTCCGGTGGTGGCTGGTTCCGTGTACTTGCCACGGATTTCCCGCAAACGTGTGTGCCAATGCATTTCCAAGAAGTCCGGATGCACCTGTTAGAAAAATCGTCATTAAAATTTCGGAAGCATGTTTTGCATTTGAGTTATGAGATTAATTTCTACCGAATGCGATCGCTATCCTTTTAGGCGTCCATGTCTACTTTAAATAAAAATTATACCGACCTTGCGAATCCTTCGGTACTCAAGCAACCGATCTACGAACCCGGGAAACCAATCGATTTGGTCGCGCGAGAATTTGGGTTGGATCCCAATTCAACCATCAAATTAGCCTCGAACGAAAATCCTTTGGGCGCCTCACCGCGTGCATTGGAGGCGGTAAAAAACTTTTTAGATCAATCCTATTTGTATCCAGATGGCGGCTGCTATGAATTGCGAAAAGCGTTGTCCAATAAGTTGCAGTTGGATCCCGGGCAATTTGTGTTTGGAAACGGGTCGAATGAAGTCATTGAGCTGATTGGCCACGCCTTTCTACAACCGGGCGATGAGGTTGTTATGGGCCAGCAGGCTTTTATTGTTTATAAACTAATCACGCTGCTATTTCAGGCGACTCCGATTGAGGTGCCTTTGGTAGATTTTACCCATGACCTTGAGGGGATGCGTGCTGCAGTTTCGGATAAAACCAAACTCATTTTTCTGCCCTGTCCCAATAATCCTACGGGAACACTGAACCCATCGGATGAGGTGATAGCATTTGCACGGTCTTTACCGGATCATGTGATATTGGTCGTAGACGAAGCCTATGCAGAGTTTTTGGAAAGTCCGCTTGATTTACGACCTTTGATAGCTGAAGGCAGGAAGATTATTGGTACCAGAACCTTTTCCAAAATATATGGGTTGGCGGGATTCCGGGTAGGGTATGGATACTGCAGTGCGGAGTGTGCAGCGCTTCTCAACCGGGTTCGCGAACCGTTTAATGTAAATGCCATCGCTCAAGTAGCTGCAGCTGCAGCCTTAAGTGACGACGACTTTGTTGAGGCCACCCGTGCCTGTAACCACAATGGGTTGACCCAGCTCGTCGAGTTTTTCAAAGAGCACGGAATACCCTTCGTACCAAGTGTGGGAAATTTTATTCTGGTTAAAGTGGGAGACGGAGCGGGTGTTTTTCTTTCTTTGCAGCGATTGGGCGTTATCGTGAGGCCTATGGGAGCCTATGGTTTTCCTGAGTATGTGCGAATTTCAATTGGAACCGTGGAGCATAACAGGCGGTTGATTGAATCGTTGCAATCCGTCCTCGGGCTTTCTTAGTCTCTGAAAATGAAGAATTTCAAGTTCAAGTGAGAGTCGACGACTCGATATATCTGGTAGGTGCAAGTTTGCTGCTTGTTTTGCTTAACGCTATCTTTGTGGCGAGTGAGTTTAGTCTGCTCAAAATTCGTTACAGCCACTTCAATCCCGATTTGTTGGATGATCTTCGAAAGGGTAAACGATTTGCCGGGTTGCTGAACGGCGTAGATCGAAGCTTTCGTCTCCTGCGCCTCGGAACGGCAATCTCCACACTTATGCTTGGGGCTGTATTTGTTCCTATTACCAAGTTGATGGCAGATTCTTTTGGTATTTCCACCGAGGGGCTTGGGGGAGTGATTTTGGCTATGTCCTCTTTTTTAGCCGCGATCGGCATTCACTCCGTTCTGGGGGATTTGGTTCCCCGAGGAATTGCGCTTCAGCATCCGTTGGAAACTCTAAATATTACAAGTTGGGTTATTCTACCTTTTCAATGGGTCTTGTCGCCCATTTTAAGACCGCTCGATTTGATTTCTAAATTCTTGCTTCGCCTCTTGCGCCTCGATCCAACCGTGAGTCTTAATCGATTGGACTTAGAGGCCCAACTAACCAGCTTAAATGAAGAGTCTGATATCCCTGTATTTACTCAACAGGTTTTTAAAAATGTCATTTCCATGCGGGAGCTGGTTGTTCAAGACGTGATGCTCCCCAGGAATCAGATCCAGTATTTCGACATTTTTGATGGGAATGAGGTCAATGTTGAGATGTGCATCGAATCGGGGCACACACGTTTCCCACTGTGCGAAGGGGATTTGGACAATTGCATTGGGATCATGCACATAAAGGATATTTTTAGAGCAAAAGAAGAAATCCATGGCCTGAATTTCAAAAAGTTAGCGCGCCCTGTTGTGTACGTTACGCTTGACGATCAATTGGAGTCTGTTTTGGAGAAGTTGCTCGAAGCGAGGTTGCATATGGCTCTTGTTCGGGATGATTTTGGCGGAACGGTTGGACTTATAACCATCGAGAATATCATGGAGGAACTTGTCGGAAATATTCAGGATGAATTCGATTCTGAAGCTGAACAAATTGAGGAAATCCACGAGGATGTGTTCATTATAGATGGCTTAACGCCCATTCATGATGTCGAGGAGAAGCTAAATGTTCAGTTTGATGAAGATGACGTTTCCACGATCGGAGGACTTATTACCTCGAAGATGGGGAGGATTCCTGAAGTTGGCCAAACGGTTCGTATTGGTAATATCGAGTTGGAAGCTGTCGAGGTGGATGAGAAAAGAGTTCTCTCCGCTCGGGTTCGCGTCGTTCTCGAAGACGTCTAAAGAACCTCCAATAATCGCTTCTTTTTTGTAGGCGTCATTGTGTCGAGCAATTGCCGGATTAGAGGTGCGACTTCCGTGTGGTAGATTTGCTTGTCCGTAGTCAATCCTTCGACGAGTTCTTTCTTCAATTCGAAGGGCATCGTTCTGTTTATCACCATGGTTTGGCTTAGCTTAATAGCCTCTTCGAAATTTCCTGTCCTGAGGTCGATGCGAATCTTTTCTACGAGGGCCGCATGATTCCCAGGATTCTGTTGTAGTAGAAATTGCAAAACACGTCCTGCTTCTTCCGGTCGTTCTATTTCGATGAGTTTTCTGGTTAGGCGCAACAGTGTTTCCGGTCGGATGTGACCGGAGTTAAAAAGTTGTTGCATGGAGATCTTGCCTTTACCCGTGTCTCCCACTGCGTAATAAGAAGCCAGGGACAAACTGTTAAATAAAATTCTGTGCAAAGGGATCAGTTGATTAATTGAACTTGGAGGGGCTTTCAGTAATTCAATCGCTTGATCGTAAGAGCTACCATTTACCAAGGATTCTAATCTGAGGAACCAGATCATGGGATCATTTTGGAAATCCGGCTTTGATTGAGTGATGACCTCGTCAAGCTTTTCGTGCATTCCTATTTCCGATAGGAAATTGACCAATAGAAACAAGGCGTCCTTATTCTCAAAAATTTCCGGGACCCGAGCCAGAAATCGCTCGATTTCGGTTGAGAAATTTTCACCGGTAGTACGGAGGTAGTTCATCGTGGCACCGACCGAATAAGGGTTGTTCAAGTAGGTGAATTTTGAGAGTTTTAAGGCTGCATCAATATCGCCGGATTGTTTGTAAAACTTCGTTAACAGGGGAACCACTTCTCTTTGATTCGGGAGCATCGAATTTAAGGCCTCAAGGTTCTGAATGGCTAAATTCTCCAATCCTTGATCCCAATAAATCTGGGCTCGTAGAAGCTGGTTTGAGATCCCAGGTTTTTTTCCAAAAATACTTAGCACTTCCGCGAAATTGGCCTGATGGTAATGGGCTTTTGCCAATGCAGATTCCGCTATCCCAATTTGCTTAGGCGGGACTCCTCCTTCATCCAGTGCATGTCCCAATATACGGATGATTTCGCGATCAGCATGATAATACTGGAGGAAATTTATAAGCTTGTTCCAGAATTCCTCGTCTTGAAGAGCGTATTCAATTCCAGTCTCCAGGATATTCACCGCTTGAGCAACGTCATTGGCCTGAAAAAGAAAATCAGCCAAAGCCAAGCGTCCTTCCAGGTTTGAGGGTGATTTGGAGACTCCGATTCTGATGAAATGATAGGCCTGCTGCCATTCACCCTGTCCTTGATGCTCAATTCCTTTGGTTATGAAATAATCGCCCCATTTAGGTTGAACTTCATCCCGGTTCCAAGGGAGTGCGATGTCTGAGAAACGAATCGCTTCGTAACCTTTCTTTTTCTTAATAAATACGACAAGCGATAGGGATGCGACCAACCATGCCAAGATCAACGAACCAATGAGTATTCCGGCTATCAGTTTCCTGGTTATTTGCATAATTTAAAAATGGGTTCCCTTGTTTCGGGCATCAAGGTTTGAATTCAAGTGTAGGCAACAGATACTGACTCCGGCGTCCTCATCAACGGTTGTTTCTTCTCACGCATGTAGCCGGAACTATTTTATACTTGTTATAAAAAACAGCATCCTCAATCTCCATTTTTACAATCTATGTTGTGCTTATTTGCATAGAAAAATGGCAAAAAAATCTTTTTCTTTCAGCGTATTGGCAGTCCTCTCTTTTTCGACTTTGTGTACCTATTCTTCTGCGGTTTCAATG
It contains:
- a CDS encoding type VI secretion system tube protein Hcp, which encodes MNKLITVITLFSSYLLLSPSFAAAAAYMKLGDIKGEAMEVRSVRWMAPEAVNKKEYSRAAKTEGGAQSGSLSITKELDKSSPKLQEMLNSGGSFGEITITEGDKNFLLKNVKVVSIEKKGKQEVVSLRFSYKQEFGPTRGADHNTTRSNRASSTKATDYNSSRSNRTTQ
- a CDS encoding SDR family oxidoreductase; the protein is MTIFLTGASGLLGNALAHTFAGNPWQVHGTSHHRRPLAKGIRLHLVDLTQPGELNKLLQAIKPDAIVNAASLSVPADCEKDPQRSKVLNITLPTALARFATDQGSDFIHFSTDMVFDGKEGNYLTDSSTNPTNLYGEHKLESEIQVRKEAPNSRIIRLPLLMGNSLSGTRSVHEALWNNWNQNKATPLFEDEWRNPVSVSNVAALVEELLENRNIGGLFHWAGRDRLNRWELGLRIAQKLNVPLDLLQRTLAGNLPQFKDRPLNLTLDSSKLKALVQTEPAPFENQLEELVLPVGY
- a CDS encoding tetratricopeptide repeat protein, with amino-acid sequence MQITRKLIAGILIGSLILAWLVASLSLVVFIKKKKGYEAIRFSDIALPWNRDEVQPKWGDYFITKGIEHQGQGEWQQAYHFIRIGVSKSPSNLEGRLALADFLFQANDVAQAVNILETGIEYALQDEEFWNKLINFLQYYHADREIIRILGHALDEGGVPPKQIGIAESALAKAHYHQANFAEVLSIFGKKPGISNQLLRAQIYWDQGLENLAIQNLEALNSMLPNQREVVPLLTKFYKQSGDIDAALKLSKFTYLNNPYSVGATMNYLRTTGENFSTEIERFLARVPEIFENKDALFLLVNFLSEIGMHEKLDEVITQSKPDFQNDPMIWFLRLESLVNGSSYDQAIELLKAPPSSINQLIPLHRILFNSLSLASYYAVGDTGKGKISMQQLFNSGHIRPETLLRLTRKLIEIERPEEAGRVLQFLLQQNPGNHAALVEKIRIDLRTGNFEEAIKLSQTMVINRTMPFELKKELVEGLTTDKQIYHTEVAPLIRQLLDTMTPTKKKRLLEVL
- a CDS encoding class I SAM-dependent RNA methyltransferase, giving the protein MAKAPRGFREGKFSYHEEVDVRIDNLTNLGQGVGRVDGWVLMVPFALPGEKVRVRIYRNHANFSDADLVEILEPSPHRIEPKCKLFGLCGGCQYQNLKYEEQLAFKTRHVQELVDRQIGNTYTVQPAIGSPKPYGYRSKLTPHFQKPREGKDFRIGFLEVGRRNRLVDVDQCPIATRKINEQLPAIRRSVIENYKNYKNGSTVLVRDVQEGIVTDNNSIVTEVVGDVVFRFPAGEFFQNNPFILPLLAEHVLTQAQADGVRYLLDAYCGSGLFALYAGRHFEQAVGIEISEKSVKYAQDNATINGITNCQFQVGDAAHLFQQVEFPAEESIVVLDPPRKGCSDEFLQQLFAYNPARIVYVSCDPATQMRDLSKFIEAGYEVALIQPFDLFPQTRHIESVATLTRKVN
- the hisC gene encoding histidinol-phosphate transaminase, translating into MSTLNKNYTDLANPSVLKQPIYEPGKPIDLVAREFGLDPNSTIKLASNENPLGASPRALEAVKNFLDQSYLYPDGGCYELRKALSNKLQLDPGQFVFGNGSNEVIELIGHAFLQPGDEVVMGQQAFIVYKLITLLFQATPIEVPLVDFTHDLEGMRAAVSDKTKLIFLPCPNNPTGTLNPSDEVIAFARSLPDHVILVVDEAYAEFLESPLDLRPLIAEGRKIIGTRTFSKIYGLAGFRVGYGYCSAECAALLNRVREPFNVNAIAQVAAAAALSDDDFVEATRACNHNGLTQLVEFFKEHGIPFVPSVGNFILVKVGDGAGVFLSLQRLGVIVRPMGAYGFPEYVRISIGTVEHNRRLIESLQSVLGLS
- a CDS encoding hemolysin family protein, whose protein sequence is MRVDDSIYLVGASLLLVLLNAIFVASEFSLLKIRYSHFNPDLLDDLRKGKRFAGLLNGVDRSFRLLRLGTAISTLMLGAVFVPITKLMADSFGISTEGLGGVILAMSSFLAAIGIHSVLGDLVPRGIALQHPLETLNITSWVILPFQWVLSPILRPLDLISKFLLRLLRLDPTVSLNRLDLEAQLTSLNEESDIPVFTQQVFKNVISMRELVVQDVMLPRNQIQYFDIFDGNEVNVEMCIESGHTRFPLCEGDLDNCIGIMHIKDIFRAKEEIHGLNFKKLARPVVYVTLDDQLESVLEKLLEARLHMALVRDDFGGTVGLITIENIMEELVGNIQDEFDSEAEQIEEIHEDVFIIDGLTPIHDVEEKLNVQFDEDDVSTIGGLITSKMGRIPEVGQTVRIGNIELEAVEVDEKRVLSARVRVVLEDV